The Metarhizium brunneum chromosome 3, complete sequence DNA window AGCTTGAAAAGTCAAAAGTGCCAAGCTGCATGTGTGTCACTGGGATATTGAGAGGTCGAAGCTCGGCTGTCAAAACTTCGGTAAAAGCTGAAAGGGCAGAGCACACAGTCGCTTCGGGGGCGTGGAATGGTGGGTTGATTGAGGAGATAATCGAGGGCGTGAAAACGAGGACCTTGGGAGGAATCCATTTCTCGCCTATTGGTTGCAGACGCGATGCCAACAGTGGAAGGAATGCCTGGATTGTGAGAATTGGTTGAAGCAGATGTGTGTTGAATAGATCGGCGAAACTCGAAGGTGGGATGGTGGCGATGGGTGATGTTTGGTAGTGTAGGCTGGGAATAAGAATTACGGATTTGAGAGTCAAGCTATTTGGTTTGATGTGAGGACCAGGAGCCTGAGGAGATTGCAAAAAGGCCGCGAAGCGTTCGATGGCAGCGCCTGCTTGAGGGGGCTAACAGAATCAGTCAGCATCAAACGTCATGACGGCAGACATGGGAGACAATGGCACTAACATCAGTTGTATCGAGGCCAAGGGGTCGAATGTCTGGCCTGGACAAGGCGTGCACCATACTTTCGTCCTCAGCGGCATTGCATACAATGTAGACAATGAAGCCACGTCTTTCCATATCCAGAGACAAAGACTTGGTCAGGGGCAGCGTTGGGGACCCTGCAATAACAACCACCTCTGTACGCCCGCCATTTCTCGCCCGTTTCGCTCTTCTAGTTTTTCTCATCGACCTGCTTGTCTGGTATCCTTTGAATATCATTGTGCCACAAGTGAAGACGATGACAGCCGCCAGAATCTTGTGCCGTGACACCCAGCCTTGGACCTTTTCGAACCGCGTCATGGACACGACGGCGACAGCCGGTTTCAGCGGAgggcttggcttggcgtATTCAGGCAGCCATTTTGCTTGTGAAAGCGTCTCGCGGACAATCCTGGCGGCTTGATCGACGTTTTGATCTATGTATTCAGCAACATCATTGGAGTATTGCTTTAGCTGTGGCGGGATGTGCGCGAGCTGTTGGCAGCCGGGGACAGCTTCAGTTAGCACTGAAGGACACGGGAAAGAATgaatttaatttaataatgATGTGATTGGGCAAGCTTACCACGACATCTAAAAACTGCTGGTCGTCGGCAGACATGATGGAGTATGCGTGTTTTGATATGAGGACGACAAGGCGTCGTTGGGTTCACATGACGAAATCTTTGGACTTTCTCTGCTTGTTGATGTGGAGACGAAGCTGTTGCGGTCCGCCAGTGCCGTCAGCAGGGATTGCGGGGGGAACGTGGCCGCAGCTCCGTGATTGGCTGGGCGAGGGAAGCTCTTTGAGAGTCGGAGCGAGGGCCGCATGTGTAATAAGGAAAGAAGAGTCAATAATATAGTCTCTATCAAGATATTCGAATGGGGCAGTGGAAATAACTCAAAAGAATTCCAATGATGCTGCTGAACCCGGTGATGGCATGACGTAGACGGACGACTCGGTGCTTTGCCTCATGacaaggttcccaaggggTTTTTTCATGGCATGCCTTCAATAAATAGCACTTGCTACATGTATGATTCTGGTGGATGTGAACAAACTGAAGCGGAACGCAACAAGCGAGACAGTTGACAACAATCTGCGAGCGGCGTCCGCTTGTACCGCGCTTTTACATAATGGCTAAATTTCCGACTGGGGATTTAGGCCCATCGGAGCCGCCATCGGAGGAGCCATGGAGCATTCATGTTCGGCGTCGGAGGGCAGCCGGCCGACTTGCAACACCCAAACCAGCCAACTCAGTCTAGTATTGACGGAGTACACCCACCGTACATGTGCGCCTGCCACTGCCCATCACCCCAGGTTTGCCGCTGGAGAAGACCCCAGCCCCCCCACATCGCTGCCCGCGGGGGCTCAAGACACGACGACTCGGTGGCACATTTTGACCACTCACCTCGTCGCGAACTGGCCGGTTATCAACGGGTtccactgccgccgcccctGTGATAGCTAATGACTGCTCCCCGGACCGTCGTACCTGCCTCCAACCTCAGTTGGCCCTTCTGTGTCCTTGCCCGTGCTACAACTCTTTCCCTTCCGGGCCCAACGGCGCCTCCATTCTCCGTGCTGGTTAATCCATGCCGGAGACCCTCGTGACTTGCCCGTTCACTACCAGTTACATCCAACCATTTCCTTTTGACCATCGACTTCCCTCTTTCAATATCACACCGAACAGCATCGAACAGCATCCAATAGCCTGTTGAGTCTCGCAACTTCTTCTCAAAACATGCTTCTAGATTACTTGCAGCACCGCCGTGACTGGTAAGTACTCGTTATGCGTGTTGTCTTGCGTCTTGTCCCCATCCACACATTTATGAACCTCATCACTGTCAACAATACCTACCTTGGTAGGTAGTTGGTCAGCGCTGGTCGTTACTTCCCCGCCTCCCCTGTCACCGACTCACGAGTCACCACACCCCATCTCTCCCCAAACTGGTGTTGATCCCACATTGACGCCTTCATCTCTCTCATAGCCGGTTCAAGCAGGATGAGCGTGTGCGTCGTATTCGCGCTCTGACTGCTTACCATGCTCCCTTCAGTCCATTGGACCGGGAGATCATCAACAAGCCCATTGAGGAGCTTGTCCAAGAAGTACACAAGGACCCAAGCAAAGCTGCCGACCTCCTACATACCTATGGAAAGGTTGCATTAAAAGCCCATGCGAAGACCAATTGTGTCACTGAAGTTCTCATTGAGGATGCTGAGAAGTGGATCAAGGACGGATCCATCAACTTCAAAGGCCCTCTTGCTGGTATCCCTGTCAGCCTGAAGGATACCATTGATGTAAAGGACTATGATAGCTCCGTCGGTGTGACGTGTAATGTTCACAAACCCAAGACTGAAGATGGTGTTACTGTCAAGTTGTTGAAGGAGCTTGGAGCTGTCCCATACATCAAGACCAACATCCCCATCACCCTCCTTAGCTTCGAGTCTTCCAACGACCTATGGGGCCGTTCTACCAATCCTTACAACAGCAAGTACACTCCAGGTGGTTCCACGGGTGGTGAGGGCGCACTCCTCGCCATGGGAGGCCGGATCGGTATTGGAAGCGATGTTGCTGGAAGTGTCCGATGCCCCGCGCATTTCTCTGGCATCTActccctcaagtgctcaacTGGTCGATGGCCCAAGCTCGGTATGACCACCAGCATGCCCGGACAGGACGGTATTCCTGCTGTATACAGTCCAATGGCCCGAACACTAAATGATCTCTTCTACTTTACTCGCGCTGTCCTTGAGAAAGGCACCTACAACTATGATTACTCTTGCCATCCTATCCCTTGGAGAGCAGATGTCGTCAAAGAATATaaagagaagaagaccaTGCGAATTGGTGTTTTGCGAACAGACGGTGTTGTTGACCCTAGCCCGGCTTGCAAACGGGCTTTGGAGATGACTGAGGCCGCCCTACGTCGGGCTGGCCACGAGATCATCGAGATCAACCCGCCCGAGCCATATGAAGCCCTATACCTGGCCTCTCGTCTCTTATGTGCCGATGGTCTTGATACCGTCCGCGGATTCTTCAGGACTGGCGAGTGGAATGATCGAGGCGTAGCTCAAATGCGATTCTACGCAAAGCTTCCCAGCCCCATCAAGTACTTTTACTACCTCTGGGTTCGATACATTCGCCGTGATACACTGTGGGCTGGTTTGCTTCGCGACTGGCACCGGACTACCACTACAGAATACTGGGCACTCATTGGGCGCAGAGAAGCTTACAAGAGAAAGTGGTGGGAGTACTGGCAGGCCACCAACCTAGACTTTATCATTGCACCACCCAATGCCACTCCGGCCGTTCCTCATGACGGCATGCATGATGCTGTCAGTAGTTGCGGTTATACTTTTATGTTCAATTTGGTAAGTAAAATATTGCCACGGACAATGGACATGCCCACTAATACGGCTTGAACAGCTCGATTACAGTGCTGGCGTTATCCCCGTCACACATGtagacaagaccaaggatCAACTGCCTGCTGGCTTCAACATTCGGAAGCTGAATGGCATTGCCCGTGGTGCTTACAAGTTGTATGACGCTAACGAAATGCATGGGCTCCCCGTTGGCGTTCAAGTCATTGGACGAAGAttagaagaagagaaggtTCTCGCTCTGATGGAGCGTGTGGAGGATGCTCTAGGCGATGACAAGTTCAAGTTGTTGGATGTTGATTGATAGCCTAATTCGACAGGAGTGGCTCTCTGGTTTTGTCGATGTGCATGAATAGGGTTAGATATTCTTAGATTTGGCAATCTAGAGGTGTTTACATTTTACAAACGTCGTCATTGTCCCACGGCGCAAAGCATGGTAACAAATGTATATCCCGCGCGCATAGCAACGAGCCATGGAACGCTTTTGGGGACATAATTGCAATACTCATGGAGGCAAATTGAATAACATTCTCATAGGGATAGGACAATGAAAACGGTACAGAAGTCCGTTTTTTCAACCGCTTTTGTTGTATTATAAGCAACTTTGTGCCAGTAGAAGAATTCCGTACATTAGCTCGCAGCATATATGTCGCAGCATATAACCAGGTAATGAAGGAAATGTACTCTGCACATCTACGTATGAGTTATGCTTCCTGTGGGCAACATACTCCAGTTGCACTTTTCACGCGTGAGGCCCGTTTGTGCAGCCGAAACATGGAATCACCGTTTGCTGCACATGCGTAGATGCATACGATTCTAATACAAATCACACCTTGAAGTAGAGAAGGGAAAATATAGGTGTGTAACGGGGTAATTTTTAAACACAAATGGCGTATAGTTGAACATGCCCAGTCTACAGCCAAAGCCATTTGAGAAGAATCAAAACAAAGGAAGACCATACATTCAAAGTCACAAAATCACAGTGCCAATAATAGCCAACTGATTCGCCGCCGTCCGCCCCAAACAAATTCACAACCCCAAGGCTGCTAGTTGAAGCCTGCGTGTAAGTCGCGATTAGTCATTCGCGCCGAAAGTTCCAGAGCTACGCACCACCCACTCACAAGTTCACAACCCACCAACCACACATTCACACCACACAGCCCAATTCACCAGTCGCCCCCAGCAAGGCATCGTGCCTTACGCGTCCCGAGCATCAATATCTGGCTCGCCCGAGTCCGCCTGCCTCCAAAATGCGCGACCTTTTCCTCCTGCACCGCCGCTCCAGACGTGCACAAAACATTTAGTGCGGCGCCTATAGACGGTCCTTCACAAAGATGCCAGAACACGAGAGCCTGGTAGGCTCCTATGTCCACCTGGCAATGGAGCAGCGAGCCAGTGACGCTCTACATACTCTGAAAAAGGTCGCTTCGCAAGTGAAGCCAATCATGAGGGCTCGCGGATGGAAGGTCGGCCAGTTGGCAGAGTTTTATCCCAACCAAACCAATTTGCTAGGTATACTACATTACAGCCCTATTTATAGCAGGCATGGAACTGACTGAAAATTGTATGGACAGGTTTAAATGTAAATAGAGGATCCAAGATATGCCTTCGATTACGGTACCCGGGAGACAAGAACCAGTTTCTCCCGTTTGAGAATGTGCTAGACACGATGCTGCACGAGCTGGCGCATATTGTCCACGGACCGCACGACCAAAAGTTCCACGCACTCTGGGACAAGCTGCGCGACGAGTGCCAGggcttgatgatgaagggaTACACGGGCGAGGGATTCCTGGGCAAGGGACGCCGGCTGGGGGGAGCGAGCATGCCGGACCGGGAAGCACGTCGTCTCGCCCGCGAGGCAGCCGAGAAGCGACGCATCCGCGCATCACAGGGCCTTGGATCCGGCCAAAGACTGGGCGGAACCGCGCCCCGACCCGGCCAGGACATTCGGCAAATCATCGCAAGCGCTGCTGAAAGGCGAAACGCTGTTCTGCAGGGCTGTGGCAGCGGGCGGTACAACGATAGAGAGATTATCGAGATCGCAGACGCGGCCACCAGGAACGGCTTCAAAAcacaggccgaggaggacgaggcgaATGAAGTCGCCATCGCCCAGGCCCTCTGGGAACTTGtccaggaagaggagaaagcGAAACATGGTCAATCGTACATACGCCCGTCGCCCGACCATCCTGAGGGGACGGGCGCAGGCGGGCCGCTCACTCGGGAGGCGGTTGGCACACAGGGCCAGGCCTTGCGCTCTGTCACTGCCGCTGGAGCTTCAACCATCCGAGACCCGAAGGACCGGGGTCAAGGGACAGCAGGTTCCGGAAACGGTCAGGGCCCGGATTTTTGGGCCTGCGAAATTTGCACGTTGCACAACCCGCTACAATATCTCTCCTGTGAGGCCTGCGGGTCGGAGCGGACCCAAGGCAAGAGGACGAGGTCACCAGAGCCCGTAAATGGGCCTGCAAAAAAGAAGGTGGTTGCCACGCCGGCTGCAAGCACGATAGACTTGACAAGAGATAGTCCGCCGAAAATGAGGACGCACCAGGAAGATGGACCTAAAAAAGAGCAGACACGCGACCCGACGGCTTCACCTTCCTTGGCCGCAGAAGCACCTTGGGTGTGGATATGCAGCTTTTGTGGGACGGCTATGGAACGACAATGGTGGGCGTGCTCCCTATGTGGCAAGATGAAGGAAAGCTCCAAGTAGGGTGTTTGATGATGGATATATGTATGATCAATCCTGTGGTATACAGTGAAACAGTTCAGCGTGCAGCTAGACTAGTAGATAAATGCCTGCAATACTATGAGGGTAGAGCGACTTTGGCGAGAAGATTATAACAGCTTGAAAATCCTATTCATCACGTCAAGTACGACGACTATGGCCCCCTTCTCTAGTCGTTGCGCATGTTGTGTTTTGATGCAATGTGGCAGAGAGGAGTAGATTTAGCAAGCCTCGTTTATGTTCAGCATGCATACATGGGGTTCTTCGCACGAGCTGGAGTCGAAGCTTCAACGTTGCTTCATCAGAAACAAGAAGACTTTTTTGTTGAGGCAAGATTGGGAAAAGTGCCGATTGGAACTGGAGAAGATCGGCTTGGTAGGGTACCCTGGACGCCCACGACCTGTCGTGTCACCCACAGGCAAGGGTAATTAAAGTCTTTGGGGCTCATCGGGCTGACCAGATGACTGGTCACACCTGTGTTGTAGGCCCTGAAAGAGCGGAGCGCTTCAAATTAaagactccagatgtccagatgtccagatgtcgagtactacgtactccgtacggagtaccactactctgtatgtatgtatgtccTTAGTATGTAACtgtagtactagtatatCCAAGCGTTAGCTCCGTGTGCAGTTGGGCGACAATATGCTGTAGAGTCTGGTGTAAACACTCGACTCATCCAATACTGCATCTGCGAGTGTCCGCCATGCATGCAACGCATGCCCTGGATATATATGCAGTGTCAAGTACATAGTAGTAGTTATGCCCGGCCCGTGTCGGAGCCCTTGCCTAGTCTCCTGCGATGAATCGTTTGGCAGCAAGCGGTATGTATGGTACGGtgcatcgtcttcatctgtGCGTCGCATCTGCCATCAACTTTGCCCGAATGTGCCCAGCGGCGCAGCCAGACCCAACCACGCAACGGGCAATGCAACAAGAAAAACTTTCATCGACCTGCGGACAGGGCATTCGTTCCCCTTTCTGCTGCAACTCGTCTGACACTGAGGTCAGGTCAAGCCGCGTGCTGCGGCGCTGCAGGTCGCAGGGTGTCGCTCTGGGTGCCTATTGATCAACGCTCAGAGCCGTGTTCTAGACACTGATGGATCACAGAGGCGTAAGGGTCGGGACCTGGTGGGAGATGTGATGACCGGCCCCTGTCCCTGCAGGCCATGGCTGATAAAGAGGGCCACAGGCTTGGCAATCGTTTCAAACGCAAATCCCGACGTCCGCAGATCGAGGGTTGTGTGGGCGAAAGTGGAGGAGGACCAGAGGCGAGAGACTCCtcgtctacggagtagctttTTGACAGCATTACGGGGTGCCGGTTAAGGCGTTCAACTGTTTGTTGGCCAGCCCAAGTATCAATCCGGACCAATTAGCACCAGATAAAGTATCAGCCTGGCCGATTAACTTCGGGGCGTCCTCCGTCCACCAATTGCATCCAATTGACTTGCTGTAGACTAGCTTGTGGCTTTAGAGAAGTTGATATGTGAGTCTTGCTGCCAGGCACAATCCAAAGTAGGGCAAGACcaataacaacaacaccacgccCCCAgcggaagagaaaaaaaaaaggcgcgAGATCCCTCTCTGGACCATGGTTTGTTTGACATCTCATTCTTCCATGCTTGACACTGCATGCACGTCGTCAGACTACTACTCGCCAGCTTGTCCCCTTCGCGGGTTTGTGCCTGGCCCGGTACGGATAGTTGGTTGCAGTCATTCCACAATGCTGCATAAGAGCAGAGAAAAAATTGCTACTGTCAAGTTGAATCGTGTGCCACCAGCACGGAATTGTacaactacctacctaggtacctagtagttcACATCAATGACATGTGCATCCAACTGCAGCAACTAGATGAAAGCGGCCATAATGTCGTCAAGGAGTCGTACAAATCGGTCCGGACCTTTAGGCTGATCTTGGCTAGATACTTACTTTGGTTGGTGAAATTCCCCAGCTCActtcaacttttttttaactttttttttttttgcgtgGGTTGGCAGTATCAGACCGAAAGAAGAGCCACATGTACAGTTAATCGGTGGATTTTGCTCCCGTTGCTTGTTTCTGATCTACTGAATAGGTGCAAGAAGAGCCGACGGCCTGATGTCCACATCTGCTAGAGATGATGTCCCGTGGCCCGTTTGCTCCGTGCCTTGGGGAGAAGTCTAGATCTGCCCTGCCGCCGAGACCCGCCATGTACAGCGCCGGAATGCCAAAATAGGAGTATCCATCTCTTCCGGACCCAGAAGGTCCATGCTCAAGGGAATAGTATTTGGAGAGATGGGAACTGTTGCGAAGATCCATCGCCGGGCCATGGGAGGGCAAGACGGAGGGGCACTGAGTCTtgtttataactttaaacGACATTGTCCGCATCAC harbors:
- the faah-1 gene encoding Fatty acid amide hydrolase 1 gives rise to the protein MLLDYLQHRRDCPLDREIINKPIEELVQEVHKDPSKAADLLHTYGKVALKAHAKTNCVTEVLIEDAEKWIKDGSINFKGPLAGIPVSLKDTIDVKDYDSSVGVTCNVHKPKTEDGVTVKLLKELGAVPYIKTNIPITLLSFESSNDLWGRSTNPYNSKYTPGGSTGGEGALLAMGGRIGIGSDVAGSVRCPAHFSGIYSLKCSTGRWPKLGMTTSMPGQDGIPAVYSPMARTLNDLFYFTRAVLEKGTYNYDYSCHPIPWRADVVKEYKEKKTMRIGVLRTDGVVDPSPACKRALEMTEAALRRAGHEIIEINPPEPYEALYLASRLLCADGLDTVRGFFRTGEWNDRGVAQMRFYAKLPSPIKYFYYLWVRYIRRDTLWAGLLRDWHRTTTTEYWALIGRREAYKRKWWEYWQATNLDFIIAPPNATPAVPHDGMHDAVSSCGYTFMFNLLDYSAGVIPVTHVDKTKDQLPAGFNIRKLNGIARGAYKLYDANEMHGLPVGVQVIGRRLEEEKVLALMERVEDALGDDKFKLLDVD
- the WSS1 gene encoding DNA-dependent metalloprotease WSS1, which encodes MPEHESLVGSYVHLAMEQRASDALHTLKKVASQVKPIMRARGWKVGQLAEFYPNQTNLLGLNVNRGSKICLRLRYPGDKNQFLPFENVLDTMLHELAHIVHGPHDQKFHALWDKLRDECQGLMMKGYTGEGFLGKGRRLGGASMPDREARRLAREAAEKRRIRASQGLGSGQRLGGTAPRPGQDIRQIIASAAERRNAVLQGCGSGRYNDREIIEIADAATRNGFKTQAEEDEANEVAIAQALWELVQEEEKAKHGQSYIRPSPDHPEGTGAGGPLTREAVGTQGQALRSVTAAGASTIRDPKDRGQGTAGSGNGQGPDFWACEICTLHNPLQYLSCEACGSERTQGKRTRSPEPVNGPAKKKVVATPAASTIDLTRDSPPKMRTHQEDGPKKEQTRDPTASPSLAAEAPWVWICSFCGTAMERQWWACSLCGKMKESSK